In Phyllostomus discolor isolate MPI-MPIP mPhyDis1 chromosome 2, mPhyDis1.pri.v3, whole genome shotgun sequence, the following are encoded in one genomic region:
- the IGSF11 gene encoding immunoglobulin superfamily member 11 isoform X3, which translates to MTSLGSPLAPLLLLSLHGVAASLEVSGSPGSVQVARGQTAVLPCTFTTNAALLNLNVIWMVIPLANANQPEQVILYQGGQMFDGAAQFHVPPSTPHCQIQGSQDIGSDVILLCSSEEGIPRPTYLWEKLDNTLKLPPTATQDQVQGTVTIRNISILSSGLYQCVASNAIGTSTCLLDLQVTSPQPRNTGLIAGAIGTGAVITIFCIALILGAFFYWRSKNKEEEEEEIPNEIREDDLPPKCSSAKAFHTEMSSSENNTLTSSNTFNSRYWSNNPKVHRNTESFNHFSDLRQSFSLHSGNANVPSIYANGSHLVPAPHKTLVVTANRGSSPQVTPRNNGSVSRKPRPQHTHACTVSRATLERIGAVPVMVPAQSRAGSLV; encoded by the exons GTGTTGCAGCTTCCCTGGAGGTCTCAGGGAGCCCTGGGAGTGTCCAGGTGGCCCGAGGTCAGACAGCAGTCCTGCCCTGTACTTTCACCACCAACGCTGCCCTCCTTAACCTCAATGTCATTTGGATGGTCATTCCTCTTGCCAATGCCAACCAGCCTGAGCAG GTCATTCTGTACCAGGGTGGACAGATGTTTGACGGTGCCGCCCAGTTCCACG TTCCCCCTTCGACCCCCCACTGCCAAATCCAGGGATCCCAGGATATCGGCAGCGATGTCATCCTGCTCTGTAGCTCAGAGGAAGGCATTCCTCGACCAACTTACCTTTGGGAGAAGTTAGACAATACCCTCAAACTACCTCCAACAGCCACTCAGG ACCAGGTCCAAGGAACAGTCACCATTCGGAACATCAGCATTCTGTCTTCAGGTCTGTACCAGTGCGTGGCTTCTAATGCCATTGGAACCAGCACCTGCCTTTTGGACCTCCAGGTTACTTCCC cccagcccaggaacACTGGACTAATAGCTGGAGCCATTGGCACTGGTGCAGTTATTACCATTTTTTGCATTGCACTAATTTTAGGGGCATTCTTTTACTggagaagcaaaaataaagaggaggaggaagaagaaattccTAATGAAATAAG agaGGATGATCTTCCACCTAAATGTTCTTCTGCCAAAGCATTTCACACCGagatgtcctcctcagagaacaACACATTGACCTCCTCCAATACCTTCAACAGTCGATACTGGAGCAACAATCCAAAAGTTCATAGAAACACAGAGTCATTCAATCACTTCAGTGACTTGCGCCAGTCCTTCTCCCTGCACTCAGGCAATGCCAACGTACCATCCATCTATGCTAACGGGAGCCATCTGGTCCCAGCTCCACATAAGACTCTGGTTGTGACAGCCAACAGAGGGTCATCACCACAGGTCACGCCCAGGAACAATGGCTCAGTCAGCAGGAAGCCTCGGCCTCAGCACACACATGCCTGCACCGTCAGCCGAGCGACCCTGGAGCGAATCGGTGCCGTCCCTGTCATGGTGCCAGCCCAGAGTCGGGCCGGGTCTCTCGTATAG
- the IGSF11 gene encoding immunoglobulin superfamily member 11 isoform X1: MTSLGSPLAPLLLLSLHGVAASLEVSGSPGSVQVARGQTAVLPCTFTTNAALLNLNVIWMVIPLANANQPEQVILYQGGQMFDGAAQFHGRVGFTGTMPATNVSIFINNTQLSDTGTYQCLVNNLPDRGGRNIGVTGLTVLVPPSTPHCQIQGSQDIGSDVILLCSSEEGIPRPTYLWEKLDNTLKLPPTATQDQVQGTVTIRNISILSSGLYQCVASNAIGTSTCLLDLQVTSPQPRNTGLIAGAIGTGAVITIFCIALILGAFFYWRSKNKEEEEEEIPNEIREDDLPPKCSSAKAFHTEMSSSENNTLTSSNTFNSRYWSNNPKVHRNTESFNHFSDLRQSFSLHSGNANVPSIYANGSHLVPAPHKTLVVTANRGSSPQVTPRNNGSVSRKPRPQHTHACTVSRATLERIGAVPVMVPAQSRAGSLV, from the exons GTGTTGCAGCTTCCCTGGAGGTCTCAGGGAGCCCTGGGAGTGTCCAGGTGGCCCGAGGTCAGACAGCAGTCCTGCCCTGTACTTTCACCACCAACGCTGCCCTCCTTAACCTCAATGTCATTTGGATGGTCATTCCTCTTGCCAATGCCAACCAGCCTGAGCAG GTCATTCTGTACCAGGGTGGACAGATGTTTGACGGTGCCGCCCAGTTCCACGGTAGGGTGGGATTTACGGGCACCATGCCAGCCACCAATGTCTCTATCTTCATTAACAACACTCAGCTGTCAGATACAGGCACCTATCAGTGTTTGGTTAACAACCTTCCAGATAGAGGGGGCAGGAACATTGGGGTCACCGGTCTCACAGTTCTGG TTCCCCCTTCGACCCCCCACTGCCAAATCCAGGGATCCCAGGATATCGGCAGCGATGTCATCCTGCTCTGTAGCTCAGAGGAAGGCATTCCTCGACCAACTTACCTTTGGGAGAAGTTAGACAATACCCTCAAACTACCTCCAACAGCCACTCAGG ACCAGGTCCAAGGAACAGTCACCATTCGGAACATCAGCATTCTGTCTTCAGGTCTGTACCAGTGCGTGGCTTCTAATGCCATTGGAACCAGCACCTGCCTTTTGGACCTCCAGGTTACTTCCC cccagcccaggaacACTGGACTAATAGCTGGAGCCATTGGCACTGGTGCAGTTATTACCATTTTTTGCATTGCACTAATTTTAGGGGCATTCTTTTACTggagaagcaaaaataaagaggaggaggaagaagaaattccTAATGAAATAAG agaGGATGATCTTCCACCTAAATGTTCTTCTGCCAAAGCATTTCACACCGagatgtcctcctcagagaacaACACATTGACCTCCTCCAATACCTTCAACAGTCGATACTGGAGCAACAATCCAAAAGTTCATAGAAACACAGAGTCATTCAATCACTTCAGTGACTTGCGCCAGTCCTTCTCCCTGCACTCAGGCAATGCCAACGTACCATCCATCTATGCTAACGGGAGCCATCTGGTCCCAGCTCCACATAAGACTCTGGTTGTGACAGCCAACAGAGGGTCATCACCACAGGTCACGCCCAGGAACAATGGCTCAGTCAGCAGGAAGCCTCGGCCTCAGCACACACATGCCTGCACCGTCAGCCGAGCGACCCTGGAGCGAATCGGTGCCGTCCCTGTCATGGTGCCAGCCCAGAGTCGGGCCGGGTCTCTCGTATAG
- the IGSF11 gene encoding immunoglobulin superfamily member 11 isoform X2, translated as MTSLGSPLAPLLLLSLHGVAASLEVSGSPGSVQVARGQTAVLPCTFTTNAALLNLNVIWMVIPLANANQPEQVILYQGGQMFDGAAQFHGRVGFTGTMPATNVSIFINNTQLSDTGTYQCLVNNLPDRGGRNIGVTGLTVLVPPSTPHCQIQGSQDIGSDVILLCSSEEGIPRPTYLWEKLDNTLKLPPTATQDQVQGTVTIRNISILSSGLYQCVASNAIGTSTCLLDLQVTSRAFFYWRSKNKEEEEEEIPNEIREDDLPPKCSSAKAFHTEMSSSENNTLTSSNTFNSRYWSNNPKVHRNTESFNHFSDLRQSFSLHSGNANVPSIYANGSHLVPAPHKTLVVTANRGSSPQVTPRNNGSVSRKPRPQHTHACTVSRATLERIGAVPVMVPAQSRAGSLV; from the exons GTGTTGCAGCTTCCCTGGAGGTCTCAGGGAGCCCTGGGAGTGTCCAGGTGGCCCGAGGTCAGACAGCAGTCCTGCCCTGTACTTTCACCACCAACGCTGCCCTCCTTAACCTCAATGTCATTTGGATGGTCATTCCTCTTGCCAATGCCAACCAGCCTGAGCAG GTCATTCTGTACCAGGGTGGACAGATGTTTGACGGTGCCGCCCAGTTCCACGGTAGGGTGGGATTTACGGGCACCATGCCAGCCACCAATGTCTCTATCTTCATTAACAACACTCAGCTGTCAGATACAGGCACCTATCAGTGTTTGGTTAACAACCTTCCAGATAGAGGGGGCAGGAACATTGGGGTCACCGGTCTCACAGTTCTGG TTCCCCCTTCGACCCCCCACTGCCAAATCCAGGGATCCCAGGATATCGGCAGCGATGTCATCCTGCTCTGTAGCTCAGAGGAAGGCATTCCTCGACCAACTTACCTTTGGGAGAAGTTAGACAATACCCTCAAACTACCTCCAACAGCCACTCAGG ACCAGGTCCAAGGAACAGTCACCATTCGGAACATCAGCATTCTGTCTTCAGGTCTGTACCAGTGCGTGGCTTCTAATGCCATTGGAACCAGCACCTGCCTTTTGGACCTCCAGGTTACTTCCC GGGCATTCTTTTACTggagaagcaaaaataaagaggaggaggaagaagaaattccTAATGAAATAAG agaGGATGATCTTCCACCTAAATGTTCTTCTGCCAAAGCATTTCACACCGagatgtcctcctcagagaacaACACATTGACCTCCTCCAATACCTTCAACAGTCGATACTGGAGCAACAATCCAAAAGTTCATAGAAACACAGAGTCATTCAATCACTTCAGTGACTTGCGCCAGTCCTTCTCCCTGCACTCAGGCAATGCCAACGTACCATCCATCTATGCTAACGGGAGCCATCTGGTCCCAGCTCCACATAAGACTCTGGTTGTGACAGCCAACAGAGGGTCATCACCACAGGTCACGCCCAGGAACAATGGCTCAGTCAGCAGGAAGCCTCGGCCTCAGCACACACATGCCTGCACCGTCAGCCGAGCGACCCTGGAGCGAATCGGTGCCGTCCCTGTCATGGTGCCAGCCCAGAGTCGGGCCGGGTCTCTCGTATAG